One window of Mauremys reevesii isolate NIE-2019 linkage group 4, ASM1616193v1, whole genome shotgun sequence genomic DNA carries:
- the SPI1 gene encoding transcription factor PU.1: MLQACKMEGFPLISPPSEDVVSYESDLYRQPHDYYQYLNSDGESHGDHYWEYHPHHMHSEFEGFGDNQFTELQSVQPPQLQQLYRHMEFEQMHVLDSGIPTTHIGLNHQVSYLPRMCVQYSSPHQPSSDEEDMERQSPPLEVSDGETDGVDPRPGIIHGEPGSKKKIRLYQFLLDLLRSGEMKDSIWWVDKEKGTFQFSSKHKEALAHRWGIQKGNRKKMTYQKMARALRNYGKTGEVKKVKKKLTYQFSGEVMGRGSTDRKHYPH; the protein is encoded by the exons ccctcaGAAGATGTGGTATCCTATGAGTCAGACCTCTACCGTCAGCCCCATGACTATTACCAATATCTCAACAGTGATGGAGAGAGTCACGGTG ACCATTACTGGGAGTATCACCCACACCACATGCACAGTGAGTTTGAGGGCTTCGGGGACAACCAATTTACAGAACTCCAGAGTGTACAGCCTCCTCAGCTGCAACAGCTCTATCGGCACATGGAGTTTGAGCAGATGCATGTCCTAGACTCGGGGATCCCAACCACACATATTGGCCTCAACCACCAG GTCTCCTATTTGCCTCGGATGTGCGTACAGTATTCCTCTCCACATCAGCCCAGCTCTGATGAGGAGGATATGGAGAGGCAGAGTCCCCCTTTGGAGGTATCAGATGGGGAGACTGATGGTGTGGACCCACGTCCTGGAATTATACATGGAGAGCCAG GCAGCAAGAAGAAAATCCGTTTGTATCAGTTCCTTCTGGACCTTCTTCGAAGTGGAGAGATGAAGGACAGCATCTGGTGGGTGGACAAGGAAAAAGGCACTTTTCAGTTCTCCTCCAAACACAAAGAGGCACTGGCACACCGCTGGGGCATCCAGAAGGGCAACCGCAAGAAAATGACCTACCAGAAGATGGCACGGGCACTGAGAAACTACGGCAAGACGGGGGAAGTCAAGAAGGTCAAGAAGAAGCTGACCTACCAGTTTAGTGGAGAGGTAATGGGAAGGGGAAGCACTGATAGAAAGCATTATCCTCACTGA